GAATCTTGTCTAATGCATCAGCATCGATCGTCTCCGTAAGAGGTTCCATCACTACTGTGGATTGATTCGTCAATTCAGCTACTGCGGCCACCACAGCCATGCTCGGCGACTCGTCGGCATTCAGTTCGTACACCGTGTTGTCTCCCATCTATAGTATGCGTGCGTCAAAACGGCAGATTTGACTCGATCCTCTCGCTTTGTTCGTCGAACTGATCGAGCTTGGAGCCCAACATCTGGCGCAT
This DNA window, taken from Natronococcus sp. CG52, encodes the following:
- a CDS encoding HalOD1 output domain-containing protein, with amino-acid sequence MGDNTVYELNADESPSMAVVAAVAELTNQSTVVMEPLTETIDADALDKILESNAGNGSSVTVTFNYYGCQITITSHKILIARSE